A genome region from Arachis duranensis cultivar V14167 chromosome 8, aradu.V14167.gnm2.J7QH, whole genome shotgun sequence includes the following:
- the LOC107461241 gene encoding LOB domain-containing protein 38, producing MTRVGPHSEMSCNGCRVLRKGCSDMCPLRTCLHWIPSPQAQAHATLFLAKFFGRSDLFSFISSVPHNNRPELFQSLLYEACGRTINPVNGAVGLLSTGNWHLCEAALRTVLAGGVLTALPEEVIMPVLDDSSASHAALHFNNTSLSEASKRRSVSGVSTPPAVSVVSGEPSEMTLMSFDDGICSHNQRKLLNLFV from the exons ATGACTAGAGTTGGACCCCACTCTGAAATGAGCTGCAACGGTTGCCGGGTGCTCCGCAAGGGATGCAGCGACATGTGCCCCCTGAGGACATGCCTTCACTGGATTCCATCCCCTCAGGCACAAGCTCACGCCACTCTCTTCCTCGCTAAGTTCTTTGGCCGCTCCGATCTCTTCTCCTTCATTTCCTCTGTCCCACACAACAACAGGCCCG AGCTGTTTCAGTCTCTGCTTTATGAAGCTTGCGGACGAACCATCAATCCCGTCAATGGCGCTGTGGGCCTGCTCTCCACTGGTAACTGGCACCTCTGCGAGGCCGCCCTCCGCACTGTCCTTGCCGGCGGCGTCCTCACCGCGTTGCCGGAGGAGGTCATCATGCCAGTCTTAGACGACTCTTCCGCTTCTCATGCTGCTCTTCATTTCAACAACACAAGCTTATCAGAGGCGTCCAAGAGGCGCAGCGTTAGCGGTGTTTCAACGCCACCCGCTGTGTCAGTTGTTTCGGGAGAACCATCGGAGATGACCTTGATGAGCTTTGATGATGGCATTTGCAGTCACAACCAGAGAAAACTCTTGAATCTTTTCGTGTAA
- the LOC107461243 gene encoding uncharacterized protein LOC107461243, translating into MQVSAFRPLTFLLFLGAATFILFFNFSTPIVHHNNGGDTDATTLIAVAVSRKLKENESKRVIGGWVSVDDDHDYSEANPVPYGSRDKVRHGSIERANHPRGFNPKAPPSPAIYY; encoded by the exons ATGCAAGTTTCTGCCTTCCGGCCTTTAACGTTCTTGCTCTTCCTCGGTGCCGCAACTTTTATCCTATTCTTCAACTTCTCAACTCCCATTGTTCACCATA ATAACGGTGGTGATACTGATGCAACAACACTGATTGCTGTTGCTGTAAGCAGGAAACTTAAG GAAAATGAGAGCAAGAGAGTGATAGGTGGTTGGGTGTCGGTAGATGATGATCATGATTATAGTGAGGCAAATCCAGTGCCATATGGCTCAAGGGACAAAGTGAGACATGGATCTATTGAGCGTGCCAATCATCCTAGGGGATTTAACCCAAAGGCTCCTCCTTCTCCTGCTATCTATTATTAA